A part of Melittangium boletus DSM 14713 genomic DNA contains:
- a CDS encoding cellulase family glycosylhydrolase: MYRFLVGMGVLAMLGVAPEANARRAPETLTLSNKQLLINGKPFIAKGVNYHPVPRTGASNWPDDWTMNRAVAFSDLAKMKEMGVNTIRVYVLYDRLFQNWDEQNDPSTDPGRVDQSVLANYRAVLDEADRQGIYVIMNYFLPTGVDYRAGQQVKFNKDARTRHKLRFRNIINVFKNRTEFPMVLMWAFGNENNFEWNRGPLTSEAMFDFYGEAIREADQQADAAHPYTVVIGDNPQLDIHNTSLLNRAPLVDIWSINMYNTEQGFRNIIQGYSLNKPLLFTEFGYDACQHNKGCDFSNPEGRGSAEAQQQQALFYKSRWENAMLPNLSARSTTNKLLGGVVFEWNDEWWKDGSGPRDVHNTGGYANANLVPDCFMNEEWFGLSTALKEGETSGRYYRSAFSELKRMWSTLSLTSAE, translated from the coding sequence ATGTATCGGTTCCTCGTTGGGATGGGTGTGCTCGCGATGTTGGGAGTGGCTCCAGAGGCGAACGCCAGACGTGCGCCGGAGACCCTCACGCTGTCCAACAAGCAGTTGCTGATCAACGGCAAGCCCTTCATCGCCAAGGGCGTCAACTACCACCCCGTTCCCAGGACGGGCGCCAGCAACTGGCCCGATGACTGGACCATGAACCGCGCCGTGGCCTTCAGCGACCTGGCCAAGATGAAGGAGATGGGCGTCAATACCATCCGCGTCTATGTCCTGTACGATCGGCTGTTCCAGAACTGGGACGAGCAGAACGATCCCTCGACCGACCCGGGCCGGGTCGACCAGTCGGTGCTCGCCAACTACCGCGCCGTCCTGGACGAAGCCGATCGGCAGGGCATCTACGTCATCATGAATTACTTCCTGCCCACCGGCGTGGACTACCGCGCGGGGCAGCAGGTGAAGTTCAACAAGGACGCGCGCACGCGGCACAAGCTGCGCTTCCGCAACATCATCAACGTGTTCAAGAACCGCACCGAGTTCCCGATGGTCCTGATGTGGGCCTTCGGCAACGAGAACAACTTCGAATGGAACCGCGGGCCGCTGACGTCCGAGGCGATGTTCGACTTCTATGGCGAGGCGATCCGCGAGGCCGATCAGCAGGCCGATGCGGCGCATCCCTACACGGTGGTCATCGGGGACAACCCCCAACTGGACATCCACAACACCAGCCTGCTCAACCGGGCGCCCCTGGTGGATATCTGGTCCATCAACATGTACAACACGGAGCAGGGCTTCAGGAACATCATCCAGGGCTACTCGCTCAACAAGCCGCTCCTGTTCACGGAGTTTGGCTATGACGCCTGCCAGCACAACAAGGGGTGTGACTTCTCCAACCCGGAGGGCCGTGGCAGCGCGGAGGCCCAACAACAGCAGGCCCTCTTCTACAAGAGCCGCTGGGAGAACGCGATGCTGCCCAACCTCAGCGCCCGGAGCACCACCAACAAGCTGCTCGGCGGCGTGGTGTTCGAGTGGAATGACGAGTGGTGGAAGGACGGAAGCGGACCCCGCGACGTCCACAACACCGGCGGCTACGCCAACGCCAACCTCGTCCCCGATTGCTTCATGAACGAGGAATGGTTCGGACTGTCCACCGCCCTCAAGGAGGGTGAGACCAGTGGACGCTATTACCGGTCCGCGTTCAGCGAGCTCAAGCGGATGTGGAGCACCCTGTCCCTGACGTCCGCCGAGTAG
- a CDS encoding YkgJ family cysteine cluster protein → MSLETLCRACGLCCDGTLFARVPLSPTEVVPEDTLAVVTNDKGGRHVPQRCAALSGTVCQVYSQRPLACRRYECLLFGALRSGEVSLDEALAVVTKARTLLQEGAPAAVRDGYLSFHFGRRP, encoded by the coding sequence ATGTCGCTGGAGACTCTCTGCCGCGCCTGTGGGTTGTGCTGCGACGGCACCCTGTTCGCGCGCGTTCCCCTGTCGCCCACGGAGGTCGTTCCCGAGGACACCCTCGCGGTGGTGACGAACGACAAGGGGGGCCGTCACGTGCCTCAGCGGTGCGCGGCGCTCTCGGGCACGGTGTGTCAGGTCTACTCGCAACGGCCGCTCGCGTGCCGCCGTTACGAGTGCCTGCTATTCGGCGCCCTGCGCTCGGGCGAGGTGTCCCTCGATGAAGCGCTCGCGGTCGTCACGAAGGCGCGGACGTTGCTCCAGGAAGGAGCCCCGGCCGCGGTGCGTGACGGTTACCTCTCGTTCCACTTCGGACGGCGCCCGTGA
- a CDS encoding ATP-dependent DNA helicase — MKTLFTWMSIAFALYASTPALADSRHDPRPNRNPGTVDRANQERAERERREREARERAERERREREERERRERAERERREREERERREREARERAERERREREARERAERERREHDERGRRDRDDGVHRATPVDRR; from the coding sequence ATGAAGACCCTGTTCACGTGGATGTCCATCGCTTTCGCCCTGTACGCGAGCACGCCGGCGCTGGCCGATTCACGGCATGACCCTCGTCCCAACCGCAACCCGGGCACGGTGGACCGGGCGAACCAGGAGCGCGCGGAGCGAGAACGGCGCGAGCGCGAGGCCCGGGAGCGCGCGGAACGGGAACGGCGCGAGCGCGAGGAGCGGGAGCGGCGTGAGCGCGCGGAGCGGGAACGGCGCGAACGCGAGGAGCGGGAGCGGCGTGAGCGCGAGGCCCGGGAGCGCGCGGAGCGGGAGCGGCGTGAGCGTGAGGCCCGGGAGCGCGCGGAGCGGGAGCGGCGCGAGCACGACGAGCGCGGACGGCGGGACCGCGATGACGGCGTGCACCGCGCCACCCCCGTGGATCGCCGTTGA
- a CDS encoding O-antigen ligase family protein — MGSASPLATRLRHLASAVLCLYAVGLFLAEAVLQAGAVLAVALALGLAVSRQLRLAPDVRAYVVASGALCLWQLVSPAVALLTGAAERWPRGSRYGQTLDTVAGAAVACVGTLGVPWWTLGILVACGWVGAAALGLYQHRVPWSWEPPAFLKLNMGRLHENFGTEESPHYASGGFFFHRLRFAHGAVAVLGPALAVLGGTRRARARVVAGGVVVALLLSTYVSFARAALGAAVGVCVLALLVLMRGTPRRVGLVVAAALVIAVLVTPAWSERASRALENVASGERALAMSVGWRLVGAHPLVGVGFGNHKPAALRSQDETHITDLLATDSHNLWLTTWAETGLLGLLLQVAVHGLLARALLRRHRAGSLAATGALLSFVGFHVLSLVHYLPFHSSVHLSFAFVWGLGLSEGSEVLRD; from the coding sequence ATGGGCTCCGCTTCACCCCTTGCCACCCGCCTGCGTCACCTCGCCTCCGCCGTGCTCTGCCTGTACGCGGTGGGCCTGTTCCTGGCGGAAGCCGTGCTCCAGGCGGGGGCGGTGCTGGCGGTCGCGCTGGCGTTGGGCCTGGCCGTGAGCCGCCAGTTGCGGCTGGCGCCCGACGTGCGGGCGTACGTGGTGGCGAGTGGTGCCCTGTGCCTGTGGCAGCTCGTGTCGCCCGCGGTGGCCCTGTTGACGGGAGCGGCCGAGCGTTGGCCGCGAGGCTCCCGTTATGGGCAGACCCTGGACACCGTGGCGGGCGCGGCGGTGGCGTGCGTCGGCACGCTGGGCGTCCCGTGGTGGACCTTGGGGATCCTCGTCGCGTGCGGTTGGGTGGGGGCCGCGGCGCTCGGTTTGTACCAGCACCGCGTGCCCTGGTCCTGGGAGCCGCCCGCGTTCCTCAAGCTGAATATGGGACGGCTGCACGAGAACTTCGGCACCGAGGAGTCTCCCCACTACGCGTCCGGGGGGTTCTTCTTCCACCGGTTGCGCTTCGCGCATGGGGCGGTCGCCGTGCTCGGGCCCGCCCTGGCGGTGTTGGGGGGCACTCGCCGGGCTCGTGCGCGCGTGGTGGCGGGTGGGGTGGTGGTGGCCCTGCTCCTGTCCACCTACGTGTCCTTCGCGCGGGCGGCGCTCGGTGCGGCCGTGGGTGTGTGCGTGCTGGCACTGCTGGTGTTGATGCGGGGCACCCCGCGCCGGGTGGGGCTCGTGGTGGCCGCGGCGCTCGTGATCGCGGTGCTGGTGACGCCCGCCTGGAGCGAGCGCGCGAGCCGGGCGCTGGAGAACGTGGCCAGCGGCGAGCGCGCCCTGGCGATGTCCGTGGGCTGGCGGCTGGTGGGCGCGCATCCGCTCGTGGGCGTGGGCTTTGGCAACCACAAGCCCGCGGCCCTGCGCTCGCAGGACGAAACGCACATCACGGATCTCCTGGCCACGGACTCGCACAACCTGTGGTTGACGACGTGGGCGGAGACAGGACTGCTCGGCCTCCTCCTCCAGGTGGCGGTGCATGGGCTGCTGGCCCGGGCGCTCCTGCGCCGCCACCGCGCGGGTTCACTGGCCGCCACGGGCGCGCTGCTGTCCTTCGTGGGCTTCCATGTGTTGTCGCTCGTCCACTACCTGCCCTTCCACTCGAGCGTGCACCTGTCATTCGCCTTCGTGTGGGGTCTGGGCTTGAGCGAGGGCAGCGAGGTCCTTCGGGACTGA
- a CDS encoding OprO/OprP family phosphate-selective porin: MPGGVWAQQEPAPAATPPPLLSAGPEGFSLSSADKQYQLKLRGILQSDARFFAQGKERAGNNTFLLRRFQPTFEGTVAGLVDFRLQMDLAPNAQPVQDGYVELHPVREFRVRVGKFKAPVGLERLQPVTAMLFPEFALPTSLVPNREVGIQFSGDLSGSVLSYAVGAFNGSPDGGAADLNVDDNVELEGRLFAHPFRKSTVEALKGLGLGLAGTVGSEYGTLGATQEPTLRAEGQQTFFTYLTGTTLDATVVASGRHYRLSPQAYYFHGPLGVMAEYATSTQDVRRGSDEARLTHGAWQLSASYVLFGGKASYEGVKPFHSLLPSEGHWGAVELGARYSGLRVDPKAFPLYADPSRSANEAQSWGAVAHWYLSGNARLTFSVERTAFSGGAADGGDRPTEIAFFNRVQASF, translated from the coding sequence TTGCCCGGAGGCGTCTGGGCGCAGCAGGAGCCGGCTCCCGCCGCCACTCCGCCGCCCCTCCTCAGCGCCGGGCCCGAGGGGTTCTCGCTCTCGAGCGCGGACAAGCAGTACCAGCTCAAGCTGCGCGGCATCCTCCAGTCGGATGCCCGCTTCTTCGCCCAGGGCAAGGAGCGCGCTGGGAACAACACCTTCCTGCTGCGCCGTTTCCAGCCCACCTTCGAGGGCACGGTCGCGGGACTGGTCGATTTCCGCCTCCAAATGGATCTGGCGCCCAACGCCCAGCCCGTTCAGGACGGCTATGTGGAGCTCCACCCCGTGCGCGAATTCCGGGTGAGGGTCGGCAAGTTCAAAGCGCCCGTGGGACTCGAGCGGCTCCAGCCCGTCACGGCGATGCTCTTTCCTGAATTCGCTCTGCCCACCAGCCTGGTGCCCAACCGGGAAGTGGGCATCCAGTTCTCCGGTGACCTCTCCGGGAGCGTGTTGAGCTACGCCGTGGGCGCCTTCAACGGCTCGCCCGACGGTGGTGCCGCGGATCTCAACGTCGACGACAACGTGGAACTCGAGGGACGTCTCTTCGCGCATCCGTTCCGGAAATCGACGGTGGAAGCGCTCAAGGGTCTGGGTCTGGGTCTCGCCGGAACCGTCGGCAGCGAATACGGCACGCTGGGCGCCACACAGGAGCCCACCCTTCGTGCCGAAGGACAGCAGACGTTCTTCACCTATCTCACCGGCACCACCCTGGACGCCACGGTGGTCGCCAGCGGTCGGCACTACCGGTTGTCCCCCCAGGCCTATTACTTCCACGGCCCACTCGGGGTGATGGCCGAGTACGCCACCTCCACGCAAGACGTACGGCGTGGCTCGGATGAGGCCCGGTTGACCCACGGCGCCTGGCAGCTCTCCGCCTCCTACGTGCTCTTCGGGGGCAAGGCCTCCTACGAAGGCGTGAAGCCCTTCCATTCGCTGCTCCCCAGCGAGGGACACTGGGGGGCGGTGGAACTCGGCGCCCGCTACTCCGGGCTGCGCGTCGATCCCAAGGCCTTCCCCCTCTACGCGGACCCCTCGCGCTCGGCCAACGAGGCCCAGTCCTGGGGCGCCGTCGCCCACTGGTACTTGAGCGGCAACGCCCGCCTCACCTTCAGCGTGGAGCGCACCGCCTTCTCGGGTGGCGCGGCGGACGGCGGCGATCGTCCCACGGAGATCGCCTTCTTCAACCGGGTCCAGGCCTCCTTCTAA
- a CDS encoding glycosyltransferase family 39 protein, which produces MHDILALVGFALAHYAFLLILTLVAWLLGCIFLQRRWYTSGWEHTSHAATLGLGMLTHGLFVLGSVGLLYRSAVLGGVALALGLGVKRWWPCVLEGVATLRGMKPLPVLGGLLVLGFCVPLLLTPLIPPTSWDATEYYLRCAWLFVDQHRIVLTPTLRMAVYPHLNTMLFTLGLLFADDLAAQLTQLLALLLTGAALMGAGSRLFSARAGVWAAALTIGSPIAIWLGSVAYIDMGLTLFLTVATLTVLRWFEQGDRHWLFLSAAFFGFAASAKHNAFPLFALVGVVVLYEAFRRRQVGHAILFGLLGLAVAAPWYVRNAYYTGNPFFPLLPQVFGYSYLNAGDMERFNLDLNLSRRHELKALLQLPWQLTFEPHKARAEAPLSPGYLAALPFLLVGAWKNRWVRILLALVGVQLVIWLASTQLIRHLMPTLPLLSLAVGGALHQVLPWRMEASPRLPRAVLAIGLALLLLVPARNFARRMLRQTGGLPVTTEQREQFLLRSLPTYASYKLLNETRGRDYTVYALLDENMAYFAQGTFLGDHFGPVRYDDLLKSAGNGELLYAALRGFGADHFLVNRTRNTHNLPNDDFFNSHFKLLHVQQDHLLYALSDRPLSLDSGPNLVSNPGFDMLDKGQPVGWSRAGSPELVSTAEGQYVAKGLGESNVFHQEIPVHGGRQYQLSFRARGVGEEPRKARLQVNWITDSRHFLPPDMEIVVVGPEWKSYTMRMLSPAEATRGSIPATPQGDHEVLFDDFRLVELTER; this is translated from the coding sequence ATGCACGACATCCTCGCCCTCGTGGGCTTCGCCCTGGCCCATTACGCGTTCCTGTTGATCCTGACCCTCGTGGCCTGGTTGCTCGGCTGCATCTTCCTCCAACGGCGGTGGTACACGTCGGGATGGGAGCACACGAGCCACGCCGCCACGCTGGGACTGGGCATGCTCACCCATGGCCTCTTCGTCCTGGGCAGCGTCGGGCTGCTCTACCGGAGCGCGGTGCTGGGCGGCGTGGCGCTCGCACTGGGCCTCGGCGTCAAGCGCTGGTGGCCCTGCGTCCTGGAAGGTGTGGCCACCCTCCGGGGGATGAAGCCGCTCCCGGTACTCGGCGGACTGCTCGTGCTCGGATTCTGCGTGCCCCTGTTGCTCACCCCATTGATTCCCCCGACGAGCTGGGACGCGACGGAGTACTACCTGCGCTGTGCGTGGCTGTTCGTGGATCAGCACCGCATCGTCCTCACCCCCACGCTGCGGATGGCGGTGTATCCGCACCTCAACACGATGCTGTTCACCCTGGGCTTGCTCTTCGCCGACGACCTGGCGGCCCAGCTCACCCAGCTTCTCGCCCTGCTGCTGACGGGAGCCGCCCTGATGGGAGCGGGCTCCCGGCTCTTCTCGGCCCGCGCCGGCGTGTGGGCCGCGGCCCTGACGATCGGCAGTCCCATCGCGATCTGGCTCGGCAGCGTGGCCTACATCGACATGGGCCTGACGCTCTTCCTGACCGTCGCCACCCTCACCGTCCTGCGCTGGTTCGAGCAGGGAGACCGGCACTGGCTGTTCTTGTCCGCGGCCTTCTTCGGCTTCGCCGCGAGCGCCAAGCACAACGCCTTCCCCCTCTTCGCGCTCGTGGGAGTCGTCGTGCTCTATGAAGCCTTCCGGCGGCGGCAGGTGGGGCACGCGATCCTCTTTGGACTGCTGGGACTCGCCGTGGCGGCTCCCTGGTACGTGCGCAACGCCTACTACACCGGCAATCCCTTCTTCCCCCTGCTGCCCCAGGTCTTCGGCTACTCGTACCTCAACGCCGGCGACATGGAGCGGTTCAACCTCGATCTCAACCTGTCACGGCGGCATGAACTGAAGGCGCTCCTGCAACTCCCCTGGCAGCTCACCTTCGAGCCGCACAAGGCTCGCGCCGAGGCCCCCCTGTCTCCCGGGTACCTGGCCGCCCTGCCCTTCCTGTTGGTGGGCGCCTGGAAGAATCGGTGGGTGCGCATCCTGCTGGCGCTGGTCGGCGTCCAGTTGGTCATCTGGCTCGCCTCCACCCAGCTCATCCGGCACTTGATGCCCACGCTGCCCCTGCTCAGTCTGGCCGTGGGAGGCGCGCTTCACCAGGTGCTGCCCTGGCGCATGGAAGCCAGCCCCCGGCTGCCTCGCGCCGTACTGGCCATTGGACTCGCCCTGCTCCTGCTCGTGCCCGCGAGGAACTTCGCCCGGCGGATGCTGCGTCAGACGGGAGGGCTCCCCGTCACCACCGAACAGCGCGAGCAGTTCCTGCTGCGCTCCCTGCCCACCTACGCCTCCTACAAGCTGCTCAACGAGACCCGGGGTCGCGATTACACGGTCTACGCCCTGCTCGATGAGAACATGGCCTACTTCGCGCAGGGCACCTTCCTGGGCGACCACTTCGGACCGGTGCGCTACGACGATCTGCTCAAGTCCGCCGGAAACGGGGAATTGCTGTACGCGGCCCTGCGCGGATTCGGCGCGGACCACTTCCTCGTCAACCGGACCCGGAACACGCACAACCTCCCCAATGACGATTTCTTCAACAGCCACTTCAAGCTGCTGCACGTGCAGCAGGATCACCTGCTCTACGCCCTGAGCGACCGGCCCTTGTCACTGGACTCCGGGCCGAACCTCGTGAGCAACCCCGGCTTCGACATGCTCGACAAGGGACAGCCGGTGGGGTGGAGCCGGGCGGGCAGCCCCGAGCTGGTGTCCACCGCCGAGGGGCAGTACGTGGCGAAGGGCCTGGGAGAGAGCAACGTCTTCCACCAGGAGATCCCCGTTCACGGAGGGCGGCAGTACCAGCTGTCCTTCCGGGCCCGCGGCGTCGGCGAGGAGCCGCGGAAGGCGAGACTCCAGGTGAACTGGATCACCGACAGCCGCCACTTCCTCCCCCCGGACATGGAAATCGTCGTCGTGGGTCCCGAGTGGAAGTCCTACACGATGCGGATGCTGTCCCCCGCCGAGGCCACGCGCGGCAGCATCCCCGCCACACCGCAAGGCGACCACGAGGTGCTGTTCGACGACTTCCGCCTCGTGGAGCTCACGGAGCGTTGA
- a CDS encoding lysylphosphatidylglycerol synthase transmembrane domain-containing protein: protein MPTDTTRVEEGAAASASRRSFWLRLMPGVLLTLIVGGWAFRDTHWAELWASLRMADFLWLVPHVLLLQGVHFLRAWRWGRLLSGIEHVPFRYLNEATAVGNMLFVLMPLRLGEFARPVLISRRSSIRASAALTSVVLERIIDGVAVALLLEVALVWLGDGTDTLRYLRWGTHLMLAGFLGLWGLLLLAYWQRALAVRLVERFVGWVSPGLARRVAELMDSFVGAVRQVSGPGQFLSTALLTVVLWAVNGLAIVVLAQAFGCEGQGSGCSPLSLDLFQSFVVLGVTVLTSMIPAAPGMMGTFQAGVKIALSLFLPAAVVNGSGLAFANVMWLATLLHQVALGCWMLGVGTVRLQGLVARPINAP from the coding sequence ATGCCTACTGACACGACCCGGGTGGAGGAGGGCGCCGCGGCGAGCGCCTCGCGGCGGAGTTTCTGGCTGCGGCTGATGCCGGGAGTCCTGCTCACGCTCATCGTGGGGGGCTGGGCCTTTCGCGACACCCACTGGGCGGAGTTGTGGGCCAGCTTGCGGATGGCGGATTTTCTCTGGCTGGTGCCCCACGTGCTCCTGCTCCAGGGCGTGCACTTCCTGCGCGCCTGGCGGTGGGGACGTCTGCTGTCCGGCATCGAGCATGTGCCCTTCCGCTACCTCAACGAGGCGACCGCGGTGGGCAACATGCTCTTCGTCCTGATGCCCCTGCGGCTCGGCGAGTTCGCGCGTCCCGTGCTCATCTCCCGCCGCTCCTCCATTCGCGCGAGCGCCGCGCTCACCTCGGTGGTGCTCGAGCGCATCATCGATGGCGTGGCCGTCGCGCTGCTGTTGGAGGTGGCGCTCGTGTGGCTCGGGGATGGCACGGACACCTTGCGCTATCTGCGCTGGGGCACGCACCTGATGCTGGCGGGATTCCTGGGCCTCTGGGGGTTGCTCCTGCTCGCGTACTGGCAGCGCGCGCTGGCGGTGCGCCTCGTGGAGCGCTTCGTGGGCTGGGTGTCTCCCGGTCTGGCCCGACGCGTGGCGGAGCTGATGGACTCCTTCGTCGGCGCCGTGCGTCAGGTGTCCGGCCCGGGCCAGTTCCTGTCCACCGCGCTGCTGACGGTGGTCCTCTGGGCCGTCAACGGCCTGGCCATCGTGGTGCTCGCCCAGGCCTTTGGTTGCGAGGGTCAGGGCAGCGGTTGCTCGCCCCTGTCGTTGGACTTGTTCCAGAGCTTCGTGGTGCTCGGCGTGACGGTGCTCACCAGCATGATTCCCGCGGCGCCCGGGATGATGGGAACCTTCCAGGCGGGCGTGAAGATCGCCCTGTCGCTCTTCCTCCCCGCCGCCGTGGTGAATGGCTCGGGGTTGGCCTTCGCCAACGTCATGTGGCTCGCCACGCTGCTGCACCAGGTGGCGCTCGGCTGCTGGATGCTGGGGGTCGGGACGGTGCGGTTGCAGGGTCTGGTGGCGCGTCCGATCAACGCTCCGTGA
- a CDS encoding GNAT family N-acetyltransferase, whose product MYDLRKLDLSEASLLDDHRLLREVFPAATHITPAYLSWQYVLNPVGQAVGFNAFAGQTLAAHYVTLPVRARVDGRLERGVLSLNTATHPDHQGKKLFTRLAEATYEEAAAQGYSFVIGVANANSTPGFTRKLGFQLLAPLEARLGVGPLPPLDETFTPGFEVSWDLTTLAWRLGNPSRAYRVRMHGPSSQVEASTGRYGIQALLGEFPSALCPARGDGALPVLNPVRLWLGLEPGRRFSRSLYQTLPERLRPSPLNLIYRDLTGKRPSLDVTRLRFRALDFDAY is encoded by the coding sequence ATGTATGATCTCCGGAAGTTGGATCTCTCCGAGGCGTCCCTCCTGGACGACCACCGGCTGCTGCGCGAGGTGTTCCCCGCGGCCACCCACATCACGCCGGCCTACCTCTCCTGGCAGTACGTGCTCAACCCCGTGGGGCAGGCCGTGGGCTTCAACGCCTTCGCGGGACAGACGCTCGCGGCGCACTATGTGACGCTGCCCGTGCGTGCCCGGGTGGATGGCCGTCTCGAGCGAGGCGTGCTCTCGCTCAACACCGCCACCCACCCCGACCACCAGGGCAAGAAGCTCTTCACCCGGCTGGCCGAGGCGACGTACGAGGAGGCGGCGGCGCAGGGGTACTCCTTCGTGATCGGCGTGGCCAACGCCAACAGCACCCCCGGCTTCACGCGCAAGCTGGGCTTTCAGTTGCTGGCACCGCTCGAGGCCCGGCTGGGCGTGGGTCCGCTGCCGCCCCTGGACGAGACGTTCACCCCCGGCTTCGAGGTGAGCTGGGATCTGACGACGCTGGCGTGGCGCCTGGGCAACCCCAGCCGCGCCTACCGGGTGCGCATGCACGGCCCGTCCAGTCAGGTGGAGGCCTCCACGGGCCGGTATGGCATCCAGGCCCTGCTGGGGGAGTTCCCCTCCGCGCTCTGCCCGGCGCGTGGCGACGGAGCCCTTCCCGTGCTCAATCCCGTCCGGTTGTGGCTGGGCCTGGAGCCGGGCCGCCGCTTCTCGCGCTCGCTCTACCAGACCCTGCCCGAGCGGCTGCGGCCCTCTCCCCTCAACCTCATCTACCGGGATCTCACGGGCAAACGGCCGAGCCTGGACGTGACGCGACTGCGTTTCCGGGCGCTCGATTTCGATGCCTACTGA